A stretch of the Archangium violaceum genome encodes the following:
- the epsU gene encoding exopolysaccharide biosynthesis GT2 family glycosyltransferase EpsU produces the protein MLLDLMLVLLALPVLVAAGYLLLLTLLSGEKAAPPQVSPRLKFDIIIPAHNEEAGIARTVTNLSRVDWPVELRRIVVVADNCADSTAERAREAGATVLVRDNKELRGKGYALQYAFEWSLADGFADAVVVVDADTEVTSNLLHAFALRLEAGAHAVQAHYGVLNPHASWRTKLMAVSMALFHKVRSLGRERLGVSCGLRGNGMCFTHALIRQVPHDSFSIVEDLEYGIRLGQAGHRVHYAWEAEALGEMVSSEKASRSQRRRWEGGRMAMMRRFGAPLLAEGLRKGDKVLVDLAMDLLVPPLSWVVLGAGGVTLAAVALSLWRGQVALPAYLGAASVLALVLYVMRGWWVSGMGLGGLMALARAPFYVAWKIWLMMSRPEEKKGEWVRTARETQKP, from the coding sequence ATGCTGCTCGACCTGATGCTCGTCCTCCTGGCCCTGCCGGTGCTCGTCGCCGCGGGCTACCTGCTGCTGCTCACGCTCCTGTCGGGGGAGAAGGCGGCACCGCCCCAGGTGTCACCGCGGCTCAAGTTCGACATCATCATCCCGGCCCACAACGAGGAGGCGGGCATCGCCCGCACGGTGACCAACCTGTCGCGGGTGGACTGGCCGGTGGAGCTGCGGCGCATCGTCGTGGTGGCGGACAACTGCGCGGACAGCACGGCGGAGCGGGCGCGCGAGGCCGGAGCCACGGTGCTGGTGCGCGACAACAAGGAGCTGCGCGGCAAGGGCTACGCCCTGCAGTATGCCTTCGAGTGGAGCCTGGCGGACGGCTTCGCCGACGCGGTGGTGGTGGTGGACGCGGACACGGAGGTGACGTCCAACCTGCTGCACGCCTTCGCGCTGCGGCTGGAGGCGGGCGCCCACGCGGTACAGGCGCACTACGGCGTGCTCAACCCGCATGCCTCGTGGCGCACGAAGCTGATGGCCGTCTCCATGGCGCTCTTCCACAAGGTGCGCTCGCTGGGCCGTGAGCGGCTGGGCGTGTCGTGCGGCCTGCGCGGCAACGGCATGTGCTTCACCCACGCCCTCATCCGCCAGGTGCCGCACGACTCCTTCTCCATCGTGGAGGACCTGGAGTACGGCATCCGCCTGGGACAGGCCGGCCACCGCGTGCACTACGCCTGGGAGGCCGAGGCGCTGGGCGAGATGGTGTCCAGCGAGAAGGCCTCGCGCTCGCAGCGCCGCCGCTGGGAGGGGGGGCGCATGGCGATGATGCGGAGGTTCGGCGCGCCGCTGCTCGCCGAGGGCCTGCGCAAGGGCGACAAGGTGCTGGTGGACCTGGCCATGGACCTGCTGGTGCCGCCGCTGAGCTGGGTGGTGCTGGGCGCGGGCGGGGTGACGCTGGCCGCGGTGGCGCTGTCGCTGTGGCGGGGACAGGTGGCGCTGCCCGCGTACCTGGGCGCGGCGAGCGTGCTGGCGCTGGTGCTCTACGTGATGCGCGGCTGGTGGGTGTCCGGCATGGGCCTGGGTGGGCTGATGGCCCTGGCGCGGGCGCCTTTCTATGTGGCGTGGAAGATCTGGCTCATGATGAGCCGCCCCGAGGAGAAGAAGGGCGAGTGGGTGCGCACCGCGCGCGAAACCCAGAAGCCCTGA
- a CDS encoding GumC family protein — MAPPRDELPEVERAQANIFDWEALRDYVGYVKNAILRHKLLALATFVVTAAMGLALAKFLPRSYYAEATLLPRRASTIAALVNPDRIAALDPDPPNPLRPPGEVDSVTRAAAQSVMRRENLVALIKRVNLLDRWDATRAPLLRLKDQVMHLISGRPTEDIKLDAMVGMLEKALSVNTDDGKVVVGVIWPDPQLAYELVDAAQQGFLEARQKEDLSSINDALTILEQHEQLAAENYKKAFVDFEKVFSEIMLERRRAVGDPRVGGFNTDQHLAQLRFLIRAKRRAISDSEEQHNRRLEQMNAELVALRKVYGESHPAIVELQQRIAGLRAQGSPQTKVLQGEEKELNREYERYGGQSVPFPDEPMPDPYGLERVLMGILPAVSENPKAAVSLDEVRSRTIIMQQLRRRIDAAKLERDIAQASFKYRYTLLTPAEFPRSPVKPNAKVIALGGIVAGLILGVFAALARDVLSGRFLQAWQVKRGLGLPVLAELETPPAQLETQSQ; from the coding sequence ATGGCTCCGCCCCGTGACGAACTGCCCGAGGTCGAGCGGGCGCAGGCGAACATCTTCGACTGGGAAGCCCTGCGCGACTACGTCGGCTACGTGAAGAACGCGATCCTCCGGCACAAGCTGCTGGCGCTGGCCACCTTCGTGGTGACGGCGGCGATGGGGCTGGCGCTCGCCAAGTTCCTGCCGCGCAGCTATTACGCGGAGGCCACGCTGCTGCCCAGGCGCGCCTCCACCATCGCCGCGCTGGTCAACCCGGACCGCATCGCCGCGTTGGATCCGGATCCCCCCAACCCGCTGCGCCCGCCCGGAGAGGTGGACTCGGTGACGCGCGCGGCCGCCCAGTCGGTGATGCGGCGCGAGAACCTGGTGGCCCTCATCAAGCGGGTGAACCTGCTGGACCGCTGGGACGCCACGCGCGCCCCGCTGCTGCGCCTGAAGGATCAGGTGATGCACCTCATCTCCGGGCGCCCCACCGAGGACATCAAGCTGGACGCCATGGTGGGCATGCTGGAGAAGGCGCTCAGCGTGAACACCGATGACGGCAAGGTGGTCGTGGGCGTCATCTGGCCCGACCCGCAGCTGGCCTACGAGCTGGTGGATGCCGCGCAGCAGGGCTTCCTCGAGGCGCGCCAGAAGGAGGACCTCTCCAGCATCAACGACGCGCTCACCATCCTCGAGCAGCACGAGCAGCTCGCCGCGGAGAACTACAAGAAGGCCTTCGTGGACTTCGAGAAGGTCTTCTCGGAGATCATGCTCGAACGCCGGCGCGCGGTGGGAGACCCGAGGGTGGGCGGCTTCAACACGGATCAGCACCTGGCGCAGCTGCGCTTCCTCATCCGCGCCAAGCGGCGCGCCATCTCGGACTCCGAGGAGCAGCACAACCGGCGCCTGGAGCAGATGAACGCGGAGCTGGTGGCGCTGCGCAAGGTGTACGGGGAGAGCCACCCGGCCATCGTCGAGCTGCAGCAGCGCATCGCGGGACTGCGGGCGCAGGGCTCGCCGCAGACGAAGGTGCTGCAGGGCGAGGAGAAGGAGCTGAACAGGGAGTACGAGCGCTACGGCGGCCAGTCGGTGCCCTTCCCCGACGAGCCGATGCCGGACCCGTACGGCCTGGAGCGCGTGCTGATGGGCATCCTCCCGGCGGTGTCGGAGAACCCCAAGGCGGCGGTGTCCCTGGACGAGGTGCGCTCGAGGACCATCATCATGCAGCAGCTGCGCAGGCGCATCGACGCGGCGAAGCTGGAGCGCGACATCGCCCAGGCCTCCTTCAAGTACCGCTACACCCTGCTCACCCCGGCCGAGTTCCCCCGCAGTCCGGTGAAGCCCAACGCGAAGGTGATCGCCCTCGGAGGCATCGTCGCGGGGCTCATCCTGGGCGTCTTCGCGGCGCTCGCGCGCGACGTGCTCAGCGGCCGGTTCCTGCAGGCCTGGCAGGTCAAGCGGGGCCTGGGACTGCCCGTGCTGGCGGAGTTGGAGACGCCGCCTGCACAGCTGGAGACGCAATCGCAGTAG
- a CDS encoding flippase, with protein MTGKHRCRSLHVAQPVEDSVIETPHTSEASPRAEPAQVDAHTSLRNALKLGGSLMVTYGIALAMRVVLPRYLGPESFGRYNWADGFSGAFFVLSAMGLDVYIRKEVAVRREHASEFFGGTLLLQVGLALGLTGAMLWVMRAGGEPPEVQTLALLMGGYQFFFRLNAILAAVLHAREKVDGLSVAHVVMKCIWGGGLVLVLLSRAPLPWLAAPFIGAEVFKAAFLFHLTRKHAGLKMRLDVRSTVTALLAALPFFINEAALATNGRVDVSILGLVANKTEVGYYGAVWGIAGMTMLLSPILGWVLLPMMSRAAASSQEEFTRILRRGLEGVVSVSIPVTLAMALGAETWVKLLIGEAYLPAAPVLRLLAPIFVLTYVATVCGSWLMAADRTWTVTRTSLLAAVLNPALNLLLIPPFLRWLGPAGGASATAISLATCEVLVTVILVSAIGSRAWDARGLAVLGKTLGTCAAVTALHLLLGRLGLDSRDLVRGLARLVVDGAVYLALILLTGAVRKDEVLGLVRMVRNRRKPQASTATPPSEARAA; from the coding sequence TTGACGGGGAAGCACCGCTGTCGTTCACTGCACGTCGCCCAACCAGTCGAGGACTCCGTCATCGAAACGCCCCACACGAGCGAGGCGTCACCGCGGGCCGAGCCCGCCCAGGTGGACGCCCACACCTCCCTGCGCAACGCCCTCAAGCTGGGCGGGTCGCTGATGGTGACGTACGGCATCGCGCTCGCCATGCGCGTGGTGTTGCCGCGCTACCTGGGACCGGAGAGCTTCGGCCGCTACAACTGGGCGGATGGCTTCTCCGGCGCGTTCTTCGTCCTGAGCGCGATGGGCCTGGACGTCTACATCCGCAAGGAGGTGGCCGTCCGGCGCGAGCACGCCAGTGAGTTCTTCGGCGGCACGCTGCTCCTCCAGGTGGGACTGGCGCTGGGGCTGACCGGCGCGATGCTGTGGGTGATGCGCGCCGGGGGCGAGCCGCCCGAGGTACAGACCCTGGCGCTGCTGATGGGCGGCTACCAGTTCTTCTTCCGCCTCAACGCCATCCTCGCCGCGGTGCTGCACGCGCGCGAGAAGGTGGACGGCCTGTCGGTGGCGCACGTCGTCATGAAGTGCATCTGGGGCGGCGGGCTGGTGCTGGTGCTGCTGTCGAGAGCGCCGCTGCCGTGGCTGGCCGCGCCCTTCATCGGCGCCGAGGTCTTCAAGGCCGCGTTCCTCTTCCACCTCACGCGCAAGCACGCCGGTCTGAAGATGCGGCTGGACGTGCGCTCCACCGTCACGGCGCTGCTGGCCGCCCTGCCCTTCTTCATCAACGAGGCGGCGCTGGCCACCAATGGCCGCGTGGACGTGAGCATCCTCGGCCTGGTCGCCAACAAGACGGAGGTGGGCTACTACGGCGCCGTCTGGGGCATCGCCGGCATGACGATGCTGCTCTCGCCCATCCTCGGCTGGGTGCTGCTGCCGATGATGTCGCGCGCGGCGGCCAGCTCGCAGGAGGAGTTCACCCGCATCCTCCGCCGGGGACTCGAGGGCGTCGTCTCCGTCTCCATCCCCGTGACGCTCGCGATGGCGCTCGGGGCGGAGACGTGGGTGAAGCTGCTCATTGGCGAGGCCTACCTGCCGGCCGCGCCGGTGCTGCGGCTGCTCGCGCCCATCTTCGTGCTCACCTACGTGGCCACCGTGTGTGGCAGCTGGCTGATGGCCGCCGACCGTACCTGGACGGTGACTCGCACCTCGCTGCTCGCCGCGGTGCTCAACCCGGCGCTCAACCTGTTGCTCATCCCGCCCTTCCTGCGCTGGCTGGGTCCCGCGGGCGGCGCGAGCGCCACCGCCATCTCCCTGGCCACCTGCGAGGTCCTCGTCACCGTCATCCTCGTCTCCGCCATCGGCTCGCGCGCCTGGGATGCGCGGGGGCTCGCCGTGCTGGGCAAGACGCTCGGCACGTGTGCCGCCGTCACCGCCCTCCACCTGCTGCTGGGCCGGCTGGGGCTGGACTCGCGCGACCTGGTGCGCGGGCTCGCCCGCCTGGTGGTGGATGGCGCCGTCTACCTCGCCCTCATCCTCCTCACCGGCGCGGTGCGCAAGGACGAGGTGCTCGGGCTGGTGCGCATGGTGCGCAACCGCCGCAAGCCCCAGGCCTCCACCGCGACGCCTCCCTCCGAGGCCCGCGCCGCATGA
- the wzy gene encoding exopolysaccharide repeat unit polymerase, whose protein sequence is MIQAFLSRTPVFMSLLALVVLATVGLIIFAPALAILPVGGAVFLWWVCRQPLRTLTLAVFAAAITVDLVPEVPYEGEWKSPLYFPGKLLFTVPGMSLPLLDLAVIGLIGLMIYRRAMGIKIDPPPLPMPRPLVIALMVLPATILWMQVWGIVINGGVARVAKVQWHQMLVIPLMVMLFNAALRGPKDFLALGRIIVVACCTKAFLGAWFIVMIARPRGLYHEYATTHADSMLYVTGLACVIWAWMEEPTRKHFWRMLCVCAIIFMGMHYNDRRIAYASFQLVLIFGYFVSPWSGMKRKLTRIALILLPIFPIYVAVGWKNPSGIFGPVGTIKSMLVGENLAKGQMDYRDIENFDVVHTWNRNPILGTGWGHTFDEILMLPDISHAFPDYLYHPHNSVLGLFAFGGVVGFSGLWIWIAVGVFMAVRAYHRAHEPMQRAGGLVALSVFVVYTQQCFGDMASISWMGSLLSAMAVTCASKLAVVTNAWPSALETRKEFSAPENSSSPVGNLV, encoded by the coding sequence ATGATTCAGGCCTTCCTGTCGCGTACGCCCGTCTTCATGTCGTTGCTGGCCCTGGTGGTGCTGGCGACGGTGGGGCTCATCATCTTCGCCCCGGCGCTCGCGATCCTCCCGGTGGGGGGCGCCGTCTTCCTGTGGTGGGTGTGCCGTCAACCGCTGCGCACGTTGACGCTGGCTGTCTTCGCCGCGGCCATCACGGTGGACCTCGTCCCAGAGGTCCCCTACGAGGGCGAGTGGAAGTCGCCGCTGTACTTCCCCGGCAAGCTGCTCTTCACCGTGCCCGGCATGAGCCTGCCCCTGCTGGACCTCGCCGTGATCGGGCTGATCGGCTTGATGATCTACCGGCGCGCCATGGGCATCAAGATAGACCCGCCCCCGCTTCCGATGCCCAGGCCGTTGGTCATCGCGCTGATGGTACTGCCGGCCACCATCCTCTGGATGCAGGTGTGGGGCATCGTCATCAACGGCGGCGTCGCGCGCGTGGCCAAGGTGCAGTGGCACCAGATGCTGGTGATCCCCCTGATGGTGATGCTCTTCAACGCCGCCTTGCGCGGCCCCAAGGACTTCCTCGCCCTGGGGCGCATCATCGTCGTGGCCTGCTGCACCAAGGCCTTCCTGGGCGCCTGGTTCATCGTGATGATCGCCCGGCCCCGGGGCCTGTACCACGAGTACGCCACCACGCACGCGGACTCGATGCTGTACGTGACCGGCCTGGCCTGCGTCATCTGGGCCTGGATGGAGGAGCCCACCCGGAAGCACTTCTGGAGGATGCTCTGCGTGTGCGCCATCATCTTCATGGGCATGCACTACAACGACCGGCGCATCGCCTACGCCAGCTTCCAGCTGGTGCTCATCTTCGGATACTTCGTCAGCCCGTGGAGCGGGATGAAGCGCAAGCTCACCCGCATCGCCCTGATCCTGTTGCCCATCTTCCCCATCTACGTGGCCGTGGGATGGAAGAACCCCTCGGGCATCTTCGGGCCGGTGGGCACCATCAAGTCCATGTTGGTGGGCGAGAACCTCGCCAAGGGGCAGATGGACTACCGCGACATCGAGAACTTCGATGTCGTCCACACGTGGAACCGCAACCCCATCCTCGGCACCGGCTGGGGGCACACCTTCGACGAAATCCTCATGCTGCCCGACATCTCCCACGCCTTCCCGGACTACCTCTACCACCCGCACAACTCGGTGCTGGGCCTGTTCGCCTTCGGCGGCGTGGTGGGCTTCTCCGGGCTGTGGATATGGATAGCCGTTGGCGTCTTCATGGCCGTGCGCGCCTACCACCGCGCCCACGAGCCGATGCAACGTGCGGGCGGATTGGTGGCGCTGTCGGTGTTTGTGGTCTATACCCAGCAGTGCTTTGGCGACATGGCCAGCATCAGCTGGATGGGGAGCCTGCTATCGGCGATGGCGGTCACCTGTGCCAGCAAGCTGGCCGTCGTCACCAACGCCTGGCCGTCCGCTCTGGAAACGAGGAAAGAATTCTCGGCTCCTGAGAATTCGAGCAGCCCGGTAGGAAATCTGGTATGA
- a CDS encoding response regulator, whose product MAQQQGTVLIVEDSPMFRRMLSDMLQMLGFTNIQEASSGQAALERLREQPPVLVCLDLTLPDISGYEVCEHIRATEALRDVPVLMISARTQTMDRAQAEEAGASGYLIKPFTPEELRQQVERVMAARPRKEA is encoded by the coding sequence ATGGCGCAGCAACAGGGAACCGTCCTCATCGTCGAGGACTCGCCCATGTTCCGCAGGATGTTGAGTGACATGCTCCAGATGCTGGGCTTCACGAACATCCAGGAGGCCTCCAGCGGGCAGGCGGCCCTGGAGCGACTGAGGGAGCAGCCACCGGTTCTCGTGTGCCTGGACCTGACGCTGCCGGACATCTCCGGCTACGAGGTGTGCGAGCACATCCGCGCCACGGAGGCCCTCCGGGACGTGCCGGTGCTGATGATCTCCGCGCGCACGCAGACGATGGACCGGGCGCAGGCCGAGGAGGCTGGCGCGAGCGGGTACCTCATCAAGCCCTTCACCCCCGAGGAGCTCCGCCAGCAGGTGGAGCGGGTGATGGCGGCACGTCCCCGGAAGGAGGCCTAG
- the epsY gene encoding exopolysaccharide export protein EpsY translates to MSRNTLRSRSPLRWPLLATLLLLSACYKPGRFVWVDDYREPQAQGDEGYLIRKGDILNVNVWNQRDISSRIRVRDDGRISLPLLNDVDAAGQTPAALARAMEQKLKDLVANPVVTVMVDEAQPIKVAVLGEVRNPGKKLLDPGAGLLQALSEAGGFTDYARDDALYVLRKEPGYQTPARIRFTWEALTRNEGTASSFRLKTGDVVVVE, encoded by the coding sequence ATGAGCCGAAACACCCTCCGCTCCCGCTCCCCGCTCCGCTGGCCCCTGCTGGCCACGCTCCTGCTGCTGTCCGCCTGCTACAAGCCGGGCCGCTTCGTCTGGGTGGACGACTACCGCGAGCCCCAGGCGCAGGGCGATGAGGGCTACCTCATCCGCAAGGGCGACATCCTCAACGTCAACGTGTGGAACCAGCGCGACATCTCCTCGCGCATCCGCGTGCGCGACGATGGCCGCATCAGCCTGCCGCTCCTCAACGACGTGGACGCCGCCGGGCAGACGCCGGCCGCGCTCGCCCGCGCCATGGAGCAGAAGCTCAAGGACCTGGTGGCCAACCCCGTCGTCACCGTCATGGTGGACGAGGCCCAGCCCATCAAGGTCGCCGTGCTGGGCGAGGTGCGCAACCCGGGCAAGAAGCTGCTCGACCCGGGCGCCGGGCTGCTGCAAGCGCTGTCGGAGGCCGGCGGCTTCACCGACTACGCCCGCGACGACGCCCTCTACGTGCTGCGCAAGGAGCCCGGCTACCAGACCCCGGCGCGCATCCGCTTCACCTGGGAGGCGCTCACCCGCAACGAGGGCACGGCCTCCTCCTTCCGTCTGAAGACGGGCGACGTCGTGGTGGTGGAGTAG
- the epsD gene encoding exopolysaccharide biosynthesis glycosyltransferase EpsD — MSAAPGAPGAVVPPRPVASRPRLSVVVATYNRTDLIQRLLEQLARQTLSASDFEVVVVDDGSREPVAPHLEKLKLPFTLRVETQANAGAAAARHRGVLAARGDVVLITDDDMQVAEDFLAKHLERHPPGSRNVVIGSIRPDPAISDMPLFERWYAWFNNRIAASMSGPKRRARGWQLFTGNVSFRREDYVSAGGFDKSLGQSEDIELGVRLEKAGCRFEFCTAAYVLHGSDHTSFEKWLKRAHRYGIFDSRVAALHPDVPQVDPWRFLFVMNPLARPLLAAAVVAPEATRPVTEAVMGAAKLADKAGLTKAAFAGTSVAYVMEYLRGARAEAGSLPKVARHVARFALTGGKPGEVLKLAKALKEDAVQVARSEYGQSGLKAVAAMVLTSDGYRVLALQRLREAARGLGIPLGNHALRVAQTAVLGVEIGKDVELGSGVYFVHSLGTVVGGDAKVGNRVRFYGNNTVGTARDDGYPVIEDDVWVGAGARILGPITIGARSRIGANAVVLKDVPPDSVAVGIPARIIPRKDVDGE; from the coding sequence ATGAGCGCAGCCCCCGGCGCCCCTGGCGCCGTCGTTCCTCCTCGGCCCGTGGCTTCGCGCCCGAGGCTGAGCGTCGTCGTTGCCACCTACAACCGCACGGACCTCATCCAGCGCCTGCTCGAGCAGCTCGCCCGGCAGACGCTGTCGGCCTCGGACTTCGAGGTGGTGGTGGTGGATGACGGCTCGCGCGAGCCGGTGGCGCCCCACCTGGAGAAGCTGAAGCTGCCCTTCACCCTGCGCGTGGAGACGCAGGCCAACGCCGGCGCGGCGGCGGCCCGTCACCGCGGCGTGCTCGCGGCGCGCGGCGACGTGGTGCTCATCACCGACGACGACATGCAGGTGGCCGAGGACTTCCTCGCGAAGCACCTGGAGCGCCACCCGCCCGGCTCGCGCAACGTCGTCATCGGCAGCATCCGCCCGGACCCGGCCATCTCCGACATGCCGCTCTTCGAGCGGTGGTACGCGTGGTTCAACAACCGCATCGCTGCGAGCATGAGCGGCCCCAAGCGGCGTGCGCGCGGCTGGCAGCTCTTCACCGGCAACGTCTCCTTCCGGCGCGAGGACTACGTGTCCGCCGGCGGCTTCGACAAGAGCCTCGGCCAGTCCGAGGACATCGAGCTGGGCGTGCGCCTGGAGAAGGCCGGCTGCCGCTTCGAGTTCTGCACCGCGGCGTACGTGCTGCACGGCTCGGATCACACCAGCTTCGAGAAGTGGCTGAAGCGGGCGCACCGCTACGGCATCTTCGACTCGCGCGTGGCGGCCCTGCACCCGGACGTGCCGCAGGTGGACCCCTGGCGCTTCCTCTTCGTGATGAACCCGCTGGCCCGGCCGCTGCTGGCCGCCGCGGTGGTGGCGCCCGAGGCGACCCGCCCGGTGACGGAAGCGGTGATGGGCGCGGCGAAGCTGGCGGACAAGGCGGGCCTGACGAAGGCGGCCTTCGCGGGCACCTCGGTGGCCTACGTCATGGAGTACCTGCGCGGGGCGCGCGCCGAGGCGGGCTCGCTGCCCAAGGTGGCCCGGCACGTGGCCCGCTTCGCCCTCACCGGAGGCAAGCCCGGCGAGGTGCTGAAGCTGGCGAAGGCGCTGAAGGAGGACGCCGTGCAGGTGGCGCGCTCCGAGTATGGCCAGTCCGGCTTGAAGGCCGTGGCCGCCATGGTGCTCACCTCGGACGGCTACCGGGTGCTGGCGCTGCAGCGGCTGCGCGAGGCGGCGCGCGGGCTGGGCATTCCGCTCGGCAACCACGCGCTGCGCGTGGCCCAGACGGCGGTGCTCGGCGTGGAGATTGGCAAGGACGTGGAGCTGGGCAGCGGCGTCTACTTCGTCCACAGCCTGGGCACCGTGGTGGGCGGCGACGCGAAGGTCGGCAACCGCGTGCGCTTCTACGGCAACAACACCGTGGGCACCGCCCGGGACGACGGCTACCCCGTCATCGAGGATGACGTGTGGGTGGGCGCTGGCGCGCGCATCCTCGGCCCCATCACCATCGGCGCCCGCTCGCGCATCGGCGCCAACGCGGTGGTGCTCAAGGACGTGCCCCCCGACAGCGTGGCCGTGGGAATCCCCGCGCGCATCATCCCGCGCAAGGACGTGGACGGCGAGTGA